In Horticoccus luteus, the following proteins share a genomic window:
- a CDS encoding amidohydrolase family protein → MSLIDTNVHLGPWPFSFLPEFNAPQLAAHLAAEGIDRALVSPLPAALAPDPLPANRTLFAAVRRTPTLLPLPVVNPALAHWREQLDATATGPLRAIKLLPPYHNYRPEAPRFAAFFAEVAARHLKVVVETRLEDDRHRYHGLSVKALTAKQLAPFLQRYPDLRPLVLGLGLPELRELAQQKLTAFSFDTAFVEWTDSIATLAKEFSTDRVMFGSHAPFLVARASLAKLTTAQLPAAVRRAFSSRNAEKFFGL, encoded by the coding sequence ATGAGCCTCATCGATACCAACGTCCACCTTGGCCCCTGGCCCTTTTCCTTTCTGCCGGAATTCAATGCGCCGCAACTCGCCGCGCACCTCGCCGCCGAAGGGATCGATCGCGCCCTCGTCTCGCCTCTCCCCGCCGCACTCGCGCCCGACCCTCTCCCCGCCAATCGCACACTCTTCGCCGCCGTCCGGCGCACGCCCACGCTCCTGCCGCTGCCCGTCGTCAACCCCGCCCTTGCGCACTGGCGCGAACAACTCGACGCCACCGCCACCGGCCCTCTCCGCGCCATCAAACTTCTCCCTCCGTATCACAACTACCGCCCCGAAGCCCCGCGCTTCGCGGCGTTCTTCGCCGAGGTCGCCGCCCGCCACCTCAAAGTCGTCGTCGAAACCCGCCTCGAGGATGACCGCCACCGCTATCACGGCCTCAGCGTGAAGGCCCTCACCGCGAAGCAGCTCGCGCCTTTTCTCCAACGTTACCCTGACCTGCGGCCCCTCGTCCTCGGCCTCGGCCTCCCTGAACTTCGCGAACTCGCTCAACAAAAACTCACGGCCTTCTCCTTCGACACGGCATTCGTCGAATGGACCGATTCCATCGCCACGCTCGCCAAGGAATTCTCCACCGACCGCGTGATGTTCGGCTCGCACGCTCCATTCCTCGTCGCCCGCGCCAGCCTCGCCAAGCTCACCACCGCGCAACTCCCCGCCGCCGTTCGCCGGGCCTTCTCGTCTCGCAACGCCGAAAAATTCTTCGGCCTCTGA
- a CDS encoding amidohydrolase family protein, which yields MRAIDIHTHPVFFRSGYSAAEADRLAAGASALGVRHMICLGDVLVYGPRPNEKQVRTINDQTAQLLRWRPDYFTGFCGLNPVLGERAVQREVERCAALGFKGIKLEISNNAREACMKPVMHAAARFGLPVLQHTWSMTHIRQRHMHSDPEDTALLARRFPNVRIIMAHLTGCGYRGILEAKGIDNLVVDTSGGYPEAGLLDFALEHLGADHIVYGSDLPIRETSVTLNRILGTKMSTTEREKILYGNTARLLQLAP from the coding sequence ATGCGCGCCATCGACATCCATACGCACCCCGTCTTTTTCCGCTCCGGCTATTCCGCCGCCGAAGCCGACCGCCTCGCCGCCGGCGCCTCCGCCCTCGGCGTCCGTCACATGATCTGCCTCGGCGATGTCCTCGTCTACGGCCCGCGCCCGAACGAAAAGCAAGTCCGCACCATCAACGACCAGACCGCCCAATTGCTCCGCTGGCGCCCCGACTACTTCACCGGGTTTTGCGGGCTCAATCCCGTCCTCGGCGAACGCGCCGTCCAGCGCGAAGTCGAACGCTGCGCCGCGCTCGGCTTCAAAGGCATCAAACTCGAAATCTCCAACAACGCCCGCGAAGCCTGCATGAAACCCGTCATGCACGCCGCCGCCCGCTTCGGGCTCCCCGTCCTCCAACATACCTGGAGCATGACGCATATCCGCCAGCGCCACATGCACTCCGACCCCGAGGACACCGCCCTCCTCGCCCGCCGCTTTCCCAACGTCCGGATCATTATGGCGCATCTTACCGGCTGCGGTTACCGCGGCATTCTCGAAGCCAAGGGCATCGACAATCTCGTCGTCGACACGTCCGGCGGCTACCCCGAAGCCGGCCTCCTCGACTTCGCCCTCGAACACCTCGGCGCCGACCACATCGTTTACGGCTCCGATCTCCCGATTCGCGAAACCTCCGTCACGCTCAACCGCATTCTCGGCACGAAGATGAGCACCACCGAGCGCGAGAAAATCCTCTACGGCAACACCGCCCGCCTTCTGCAACTCGCCCCCTGA
- a CDS encoding DegT/DnrJ/EryC1/StrS family aminotransferase — protein sequence MPSSSVPTATHSPIVDEPVPRPRRWGAAELTRLTAMVEQSSLFYWQGPQTTALLEEFRRHYPLPCLFPCSSGSAALHVAVAALRLRPGDEIITSPITDMGSVIGILYQQGVPVFADIDARTYNLDVSAVRAAITPKTRAIMAVHLAGNPSDLTALSALAREHGLALIEDCAQSWGAQHRGTPVGLFGDLACYSFNDFKHVSCGDGGIVGTPHEKYGATLSRWGDKSYDRVHGTRDPADLAPNYRMSEPQAAVAAAQMTKLSALVAARNRLGVQLTTALADTPGILPPVTHAGDLHSYWFYFLRLDLARLTCTRDEFAAAARAEGVAASAGYLPQPVYRYQVFQNHNFFGGAWPVRDSGLTAMDYRTVSCPTAEAVLADGITLPINEAMTPAYIGKVALALTTLAHRFAR from the coding sequence ATGCCCTCTTCTTCCGTCCCTACCGCCACGCACTCGCCCATCGTCGACGAACCCGTCCCCCGCCCTCGCCGCTGGGGAGCCGCTGAGCTCACCCGCCTCACCGCGATGGTCGAGCAATCCTCGCTCTTCTATTGGCAAGGCCCGCAAACCACCGCCCTCCTCGAGGAATTCCGCCGCCACTATCCGTTGCCCTGCCTCTTCCCCTGCTCGTCCGGCTCCGCCGCGCTCCACGTCGCCGTCGCCGCGCTGCGTTTGCGTCCCGGTGACGAGATCATCACCTCACCCATCACCGACATGGGCTCAGTCATCGGTATTCTGTATCAACAAGGCGTTCCCGTTTTCGCCGATATCGACGCCCGCACCTACAATCTCGATGTCTCCGCCGTTCGCGCCGCGATTACCCCGAAGACCCGCGCCATCATGGCCGTGCATCTCGCCGGCAATCCCAGCGATCTCACCGCCCTCTCCGCCCTCGCCCGCGAACACGGCCTCGCCCTCATCGAGGACTGCGCCCAATCCTGGGGCGCCCAACACCGCGGCACGCCCGTCGGCCTCTTTGGCGATCTCGCCTGCTATTCGTTCAACGACTTCAAGCACGTGAGCTGCGGCGACGGCGGCATCGTCGGCACACCGCACGAAAAATACGGCGCCACTCTCTCGCGCTGGGGCGATAAATCCTACGACCGCGTCCACGGCACCCGCGATCCCGCCGACCTCGCGCCCAACTACCGTATGAGCGAGCCCCAAGCCGCCGTCGCCGCTGCGCAGATGACGAAGCTCTCCGCCCTGGTCGCCGCCCGCAACCGCCTCGGCGTGCAGCTCACCACGGCGCTGGCCGATACGCCCGGTATCCTTCCTCCCGTCACCCACGCCGGTGATTTGCATAGCTATTGGTTTTACTTTCTGCGCCTCGATCTCGCCCGCCTCACCTGCACGCGAGATGAATTTGCCGCCGCCGCCCGCGCGGAAGGCGTCGCCGCCAGCGCCGGCTATCTGCCGCAGCCCGTCTATCGCTACCAAGTTTTTCAAAATCACAACTTCTTCGGCGGCGCCTGGCCCGTGCGCGACAGCGGCCTCACCGCCATGGACTATCGCACCGTCTCCTGCCCCACCGCGGAAGCCGTCCTGGCCGACGGCATCACGCTCCCCATCAACGAAGCGATGACGCCCGCCTACATCGGAAAAGTCGCCCTCGCCCTCACCACGCTCGCGCACCGCTTCGCGCGTTAA